The sequence GGTAATAAAAGAAAATCAAGAATGGAAAAAAGTCGACCTCAAGATGGTCAATTTAATCGATTGTGATCAAGGTCATGAGAATTTGACTTTTATGCTCTAATGGATCCATTCCTATACAAGGCGGTGTCTAGAAATGGAGGGTGAAATGAACGATTCCTTTTTTCAAAAAGAAAGTTATGAATCTATGAAAAAGAAATATGAAAAAATGCTCGAACGGCAGCAGCCCTATGAAAAGTTAGTTGACCTTATGAAGCAAATTAATGTATGGGATTATAGCATCTATGACGAGACCCCTGGCGACGATTGGGTAGCTCTTGATCGAAAAGATTACGAACAAATCGTTACCCTCATGCAGGAGTTTTATCAGATTAGTCCCTGGAAGGAAAAGATTGAAAGAAGAATAGATTCATAAAAAAAGTGTAACGCAGAAGAAGGTGTTGATATGAAACCGTTAGTTGGAATTGTGGGGATTGTTTACGATCTAGAAACACCCTTGAATCATGAGGTTAGAAAAGCTGGGGCTGATCGCACAGGATTTACTACTGAACATACTCTTTACACAAACCATTGTTATCATAAGCTTTTTCATCAATTAGATTGCCATTTGCTTGTGATTTCTCCTGAAAGTGATCCGGAAATAATAACCCGTTTGGATATGCTGTTGATTCCCGGCGGCCCTGATATTAATCCGGCAATTTATGGTCAAGAACTCCATCCAGAAACACAATATGATCCTCTTAGAGATGTTTTTGAAAAAAAAGCGATCGAGATTGCGATCGAAAAAAAGATTCCTCTATTAGGTGTATGCAGGGGGTTTCAGATGATCAATGCTGCATTGGGAGGGACGCTTACACAACATTTGCCTGAGTGGTCTACGGACGTTCAGCATCGTCCGGAGGTAGGGCCTCAACTTCATTCACACACCGTTACAATGGAGGGATGGCTAAAGGGATTGTTTGGAAATGAAATGAAAGTAAACTCCTGGCATCATCAAGGAATCGATATATTAGCACCAGAACTGGAGGCTTTGGCGTGGTCCTCAGAGGGACTGATTGAAGCCTATCAATCTACCGATCATTTGTCTCCTATTTTTGCGGTTCAATGGCATCCAGAACTTCTGCAGGATAAGGAAAGTCTTTTACTAGTATCTCGTTTTTTAGAACAAACATTATTCAATAAAAAACAATCCAATCTATCATATAAAGGGAGCTGGTACTTTTGACTAAGACGGTGAGCATAGGTAAAAAAGGTTTTATTGACATGCATGGGTTATGGACGGATGAGCAAAAAGAAGCAGCTGAGCGAATTAAAGCAACGATAAAGGAACAAGATATTCGCCTAATTCGTGTAGCATGGACAGACCAACACGGGATCTCTAGAGCTAAAGCGATGACGGTTGACGGGTTTCTAGGTGTTCTCGAGAGTGGTTTGGAATTTAACACGGGTCCTCTTTTCTTTGATAGCGGAAGTGATATCGTCTTTAATCCATTTATGGAAGGCGGAGGATTTGATCTTGAGGAAATGAATGGATGCCCTAATTACCGACTTGTCCCTGACCCATTAACATTTAAAATTTTACCTTGGGCACCGAATACCGCATGGATTTTAACGGATGCTTATTTAAAAAGCGGAAAACCACTTCCGTTTGATAGCCGAGGAATTTTACGAAAAGCCATAAATGACTTTAGAAATGCTGGATATGATTTTATTGCAGGAATTGAAGTGGAGTGGACGCTAACGAAAGTAGAGGATGAGCGATTACGTCCAGAACTCTTGGGGGCACCTGGTTTCCCGGCCGAAACTCCTTTAGTTATGCCTGCAGCAAGAGGATATCAGTATCATTTGGAGGCACATCTTGATGAGATGAATGAGATTATTCATATCATTGCGGACAATCTTCAAAAGTTGGGACTTCCTTTAAGTACGATTGAAGATGAGTGGGGACCGAGTCAATTGGAATTTACGTTTAGTCCGATGTCCGGTTTGGAGGCTGCGGATGCGATGCTTCTTTTTAGAACGGCCGTGAAACAAATTTGTAAACGTCATGGTTATATTGCCTCGTTCATGTGCCGACCCCAATTACCGGGATTCTTCTCTTCTGGTTGGCATTTGCACCAATCGATTCGAAGTTTAGAAACAGGTGAAAATCTGTTAAATCCGACTAATGACGGAGATGTAATTTCTGAGATTGGTAAACATTATATTGGAGGATTATTAAAACATGCACGTGCAGCAAGTGTCTTTACAACACCTACGATCAATGGATATAAACGTCTCAAACCAAATTCTCTTGCTCCAGATCGAGCTGGCTGGGGAGATGATAACAGAGGCACCATGATTCGAGTGATCGGCTCACCTGGTGAAGGAAATACCCGTTTTGAAAATCGGATCGGTGAACCCGCAGCAAATCCATATTTATATCTAGCTTCTCAAGTAATGGCTGGGCTGCAAGGCATTCAAACACAATGCGATCCAGGGATCCCAAGCAGAGAGGCTTATAATGAAGATCGCGAACCACTGCCGCGTAACTTAATGGAAGCGGTTGAAGCTTTAAAACAAGATGACTTGTATTCTAGCAAAATGGGAGACTTATTTATTAACTATATTTCGAGAATGAAAGAAAATGAATATACACGTTACGAAAGGTTTATTCAAGATCACAATATTGAGAATTCTAATGACATTGTGACGGAATGGGAACAGAGAGAGTATTTTGAAATTTTCTAATTAATTTTAATGCAACACGGGGACGGTTCTCGCGTTTCAAAATAGAGACTGCGTCACAGTGACGCCCCGAAAAATCTCGTTTCATAAAATGTTTCACAGATTGAGTCGAATAGGCCATACCTGGTGATAACAGGTGTGGCCTATTTTGATTGTTTGTGAAACGTCCCCATGTTTCTTTACATATTTCCAAAGGGTATGGTAGTATCAAGCTCGCCTCTCACCCGCTTAACATTGATCTTTTCTCCAATAAGCCATTGTTCAAAATCAAAGATAACAGGTAACCTGTCTCCTCCAAGGGCAAACCAGGCTTTTCTACTATTCGGGAAATAACCAGCTGTATGCAAAGTTCCCGCCCATGCTCTATATTTTTTTGAGAATACACCTTTTTCCGTGCCATTCATCAATTGAAAAGCGGTTTTAGCATTTAATAAATGATTTTCCTGGCGTTTTATTGCTTGATATCTTTGGAGAGAATCCTCCATCTGGTAACGATTCTCATGAGTTAATACTTTAAAGTGGTTGGTACAAATATTGGACTGATAGACAATTACTTCTCTTGGAGAGGCTTCGACTACGATGGACTTTCCGGTTTGATCAAGCAGCACATAGCTGAATGAACGACGATGGGGAATATCTTTCAGAAGTGAAGTGGCTTCTTCAACAGTGGCACACGTTTCTAACACAATCCGTCCAATCATATTGCATATAAACCCGGAATCTGATCTTACACGATTGATTAGGTTATATCCCATAGCTAATCCTTTTTCGTTCATTCCATCTGTACGCCCAGTGATTTGCATAGATGGACCTATCGTTGCATAGCCCTCATCTGTGGGATGATAGAGAACATACCGACCTTCATAGGAGAGGGGATCCTGATCATAATTTCGAATAAGAAATTCGGTACCTGTGAATATGGAACAACCGCTCTTCCCATATTCAAGATAATAGCCGCCAAATTGAAGGATGGTTTCGCTCATATTCATTTTCAAAGAATCTGATAAACCCATTAACTCAGCCCAGATTCCAGGAGCAAAGGAAAGAATCATGTTTTTAACTTCTGTTTCATCTATCGAATAATTATATTTAATGGATGGCTTGCTCCAAAACTTTTCTCGATTTGCAAGAATACGAGAGTCTTTAAGTAGCTCACCTTGCCTATAGCCAAAATCATAATGATTTCCTCGAAACTGAATAACATCGCTGTATACGTTTATCACCATTTTTCCTCCAGTTTCCGTTCAATAAAGAAATTCTACTAGACGAAGGTTGGGAAATCAAAATATAGAATACTTCACTGCCATTTCCTTCAAAGTAGTAATTCAACATCCATTCCAATAAAAATGAAACAAGAGAATCGTCCCCATGTTTCACACGCATGTTTCACAGTACGACACGACTTAATCCTCATTTTACCTTGCATTTACAAAATGAGGATTAATCGGTGCTATTTCGGGAAAAAACCATATGAATGAAAAATAAATAGATGCTTTATCCCGGCAGGTTGGAAAGTTCTATCAAGGAGGTTCATATGTTATGGAAAAAACAGAGCGAACGGTTGCTGAATTGATGTTGGATCAATTGTCTTTGTTTGGAGTACAACGGATATATGGGGTAGTGGGCGATGCTACCATCGGGTTCATCGATGCAATGGCCAAGCAGGATAAAATTAAATTCATTGCGGTCAAGCATGAGTCGACAGCTGCTTTTATGGCGTCTGCGGAAGCAAAGCTGACAGGTAGGCTAGGAGTGTGTACCGCGACGATGGGGCCTGGTGCAACGAATCTGCTAAATGGGCTCGGTGATGCACATTTAGACAAAGCACCGGTACTCGCAATCACTGGACAGGCACCCAGCAATAAAATTGGCACGGAATATACGCAGTATATTGACCAGCAGGAACTTATGAAGCCTTTTGCTGCTTATTCAGCTAATCTAGCCAGTCCAGATGCGACGATTGAAGTTCTTCAAAAAGCAGCGCGAACATCACTTGGACAGCAGGTTGTAACCCATTTGTCCGTTCCGAAGGATATCTTCACGATGCCGGCTACAGGGGAACCGCGACCATTCCCGGATGTTATAGAAGGTACTTCTATCTTCACGAAAGAAAGCTTGGAACAGGTAACAGAAATGATGAAAACAGCCAAGCGGCCAATGATCCTTGCAGGCTCCGGAGCCTCTTCCGCTTCAGAGGAGTTAGAGAAACTTGCTGATGTGTGGGGAGCCGGCATCCTAGTAAGCTTAGGAGGGAAAGGATTGTTCGACGAATCTTCCCCTCAAGTTTTGCAAGGGATTGGCGAAGGCGGCAATCCTTATGCCTCCGAATTATTTAAGGAGGCAGATGTGGTCCTTCTTGCGGGCACGACATGGTGGCCGGAAGGGTATGTGCCAACGGATTCACGGATTATCCAAATTGATCGCCACTTCGATAAGTTTGTAAAAGACATCCCAGCAGAACTTGGAATCATCGGAAAAACAGAAGAAGTCCTTCCATTCTTAACGGAGAGCCTGCAAGGATTCTCCCGTTCTGAAGATTGGTTAGCTCGTTGCCAGGAAGTAAAAGAGAAATGGGCCAAGCAAAATGAGAAGGAAGGCAGTACAGCGGGTTATCCTGCCCATCCTGCACGAATTATCCACGCCCTTGACCGAACAGTGGAACCGGACGCGATTCTTGCACTGGATACAGGGGATAATACAGTATGGATGAATCGTAACTTCCGGCAAAAAGAACAAACTGTTTTATTCTCCGGTTACTGGCGGACAATGGGCTTTGGTCTTCCAGCCGCAATGGCCGCTAAGCTTGTAAAACCTGAAAAACAAGTCGTTGCGGTAGTGGGGGACGGAGGACTTCAAATGGTGCTTGCTGATTTATTAACAGCTGTCCGCTATGAACTCAATATTACAGTCGTTGTCTTAAATAATGAGACCCTGCAAATGGAGAGAGATAAAATCAAAGCTGAAAAGAAGAAAGAAGTAGGGGTAGATTTAACCAACCCTGACTTTATAAAATTAGCAGAAGCCTGCGGATGGAAAGGATTACGCGCCACCTCTGACACCGAGCTGGAATCAGTGCTGCAAGAAGCACTCAATACAAATGCTCCCACACTGGTCGACATACACACAGCCCAGGTGTACTTCCCGGAAACTGAATAATGCAACATGGGGACGGTTCTCACGTTTTAAAATTGTCTTTTTGAAACATGATTACCGTCCCCGCTGTTTTCTAATAGACTGATTTATATTTGTGATTAGTTTAATAGGGAGGTTTAATCTATTTAAGATTGCTGGCAAGGTGTCCACCGATAAAATATTGATAATAATAAATTGAATTTCAACGGATGATCGACTCGGAACTAATCAGCAAATTAAAGAATTTCTATTAACATCATTTGTAATTGAAATGACAGACACATATGACAGTTGTGTTTGAGTTTTTCATAATTTCATGTGTAGTCCATATTCACTTACCCATTTAAACCAAGTATAACAGGTGAAAATTAGGCAAAATCATTAAGGAGAGTGGTGAATGGAAACAGAAGTTTATTATTAAATTACTTACTGTTAAGCAGAGTATTAATATGTGGACAAAGATAAAAGCAAAATGGAGAGTTTTAAAGAGAATATTTTTGAAAACACGTTATGATTACACACTTTGTTTAGGACTAAATAAAACTTAAACTGTAAGTAATTATCGTTAGTCATCATTCTCTCTACTTCCATTATACTACTATTAATCAATCATTTATAGACTACTCTTTTTATAATTCTTAATCTATACTCTTACATACAAATCTAAAAGGATAAGGGGTTAATATTTATGAGTGATAAAAAAGACGTTCTTGATAAGGGTCCTTTCTTTCATGGTACTAAAGCAGAATTAAGAATTGGAGATCTATTAGAACCACAACACTTATCAAATTACCAAGATAAGAAATCTAACTATATATATTTTACTGCCACATTAGAAGCTGCTAAATGGGGGGCTGAGTTAGCAGCTTCTGAATTAAAAGAAAGAATTTATATTGTTGAGCCGTTAGGAGATTTTGAAAATGATCCGAACTTAACAGACAAGAAATTTCCTGGTAATCCAACACGTTCTTATCGGTCTAAATTGCCTTTGAAAATAATAGCTGAATTAAGTTCATGGGAAAGGCATACTGATGAAGAGATAAATCATATGCTGTCATCATTAAAGAAGTTACGCGAACAAGGAAAAGCTGTAATATATGATTAATCCTCAAAATCTATAAAGTCATGACTGAATCGAACCAAAGCTCAATTTTACTTTCGCCCCTGTATTTCGATTCAAAATGTGAAAAAACAGAGCTAACCTGTTACCAAAAACTCGCCTAATTTTCAAAATCTGTACAAATAAAATGCCAAACTCATCCCCTCAATCCATGAGGGGTTCTTTTTCAATAATGTATTCTCCGGAAAACAACCTTTAAACTTTATTAAAAAAAGTGGTATCTAATGGATGAAGAATCTATGGAAAAATTGAATATATTTGATAGGTGCTAGCCTGGTTTTAAAAAATTGCCCTTATAGAACAATTTTTAGGAGAGTAATTATGAAAACATTTAGTTTATGATCAATAGCCTTTATCATTTAAGTATTATTTTCATTTGGATTAAACTGGATAATTGAGGGTTATTTTCAACCGATAGCTCTTATAGGAATTATTTTTTTATAGACACGAATGCAGCAGTAAAAAAACGAAGATAAACACTACAACTTGTAGAGATTCATCTTCGTTTTCATTTAGAAGGGGCATGATTGATAGCCCCTTGAACTGTTATGTGTAACATCTTAAATCTTAATATCAATCGTAGCATTTTTCTTTAACTCTTCAACCTGCTTAGCGAGTTTTTCCTGCTGTTTTTGCTGTTCAAGAGTTTGTACGATTTGTGGTTTTATTTCTTCAAGTTTTGGAACTTCTTGTCCTGTACTCTTTCCTTGTTCCACATATTGATCATACATTTTTTGAATTTCTTTATCGGTTATTTCTCCAGCCGGCACTTCTTTCTCAACATACTGTTGAATTTTAATATCGTCAGCGATTTGAGTTTCTAGCGTCTTTATATCTATGCCGGATTCTTTAAGAGCGGTTTTGTATTCTTTTTCTGTTTTAAACTGTTTTTTTATTTCATCCAGCTGCTTATTAATTTCTGCCTCTGAAGCTTTAATGCTTTTTTTATCTGCCTCTTGAAGAAGAAGAGTTTGTCCGACTAAGAGGTCAATTGTTTGATTTTTTGCTTGCTCTGCAGTTTCTTTAGAAGTTGGATCTAGTCCCATTTGCAGCATTTGTCCTTGAATCGCTGCCAAAACAGTATTATAGTCACTACCTAATATTTCTTTATCATTCACTATGACAACCGTTTTATTTTCATCAATTTGCTGTTCTTCTAATTTCTTTTGCATTTCTTCCATTTGTTGATCGGTTTCTTCTGTTTTTGCTTTATCATCATTTTTAGCATCTGTACTTTCTTCATTTCCCCCACAAGCCACTAAAACAACGGCGATTAGACCGCTTATTAATGTAAGCATTATTTTTTTCATAACGATCTCCTTCTTTAAGCTAGAAGTATAATTTTTCTAAAAAAATCATCTAGTGCGCATTATATAGGTAATCCTACGAAAAAGAAACAGTATGCGCTCTTTTTTAATATTTATTACAGGAATGAAACATTTGATCATGATACGTTTTTTCCTTATGGCAGTACCGATGCAAAGTAATTTTACAGTATTAAATCATTGTTTTAGAATTCGAGGGTAGGGTATTTAAATAAAGGATGAATTGAAGGAGGGAAATTACAATGACACATGAACAATATCAGTCTGTAATTGAAGCACTTCATGAATGTATGGTTGCGTGTAATCATTGTTATGATGCTTGTTTGAAAGAAGAAGATGTCAAAATGATGGTAGAGTGTATTCGTCTTGATAGAGAGTGTGCGGATTTTTGTGTTTACTTTGAACAGGCACTAGGCAGAGGAACACCCTTTATTTCTGAATTGGCAAAAGTATGTGCAGAAATTTGTGAAGCATGCGGCAATGAATGCAAAAAACACAACCACGACCACTGTCAGAAATGTGCCGATGCATGTTTTAAATGTGCGGAAGCCTGCCGAAGTCTAGTTGCTTAAATCTTGAATGAATAAATCGCTTTTAGTTTTACAGCAATGATGAAAAAATAAAACTAACTATTGATAATAGCAACAATTAAAGGAGGGCAATAGCCCTCCTTTGCTATGCCTAATTTAAAATAAGGTTACACCATTAACGGGGCAGTTATTTCTAAGAAGGAGAAGTTTCCCTTTTTGTTGAAGTTATAGTAAACAAATCAATCGTTTATGGTGATTAGGACAAACGGGAGGGAGTTAGGGGATGAAATGAAGAATAAAACGAACTTGAAAACAATTAACTGGATTATTTTCATAATCGTTGTATTGACGGCAATTATTACTGCGATTATCACAATATATGACCTATATAACACACCTGCTTTTGGTGAAGCTGCCCAGTCTCGGGTAGAATTCCGTTGGGGGACACTCCACATGATCATCTCTATTGCTATACTGATTCTTTCTATATTTTTAGCAATAGGTTGGAAACGATTATTTCCATTTAATGTTCCTATTGCTATCATTCTAGTTGGCTTTTGTTATTTGTTATTTTTTCTTACATTTACGGTTGGATGGGTCGCTATACAAGGCATGCTTGGTTTCTTTATCGCTTTTCTAGTAGGGGGAATTCTATTAATTTCTTATTCCATTTCCTTTTTAATTCACTATCGCAAAACGACAAATAAGAGTTAATCATTTAAGGCAGCAAGGTTGATCGAACCTGGCTTTTATAGAGTAT is a genomic window of Niallia sp. XMNu-256 containing:
- a CDS encoding SurA N-terminal domain-containing protein — its product is MKKIMLTLISGLIAVVLVACGGNEESTDAKNDDKAKTEETDQQMEEMQKKLEEQQIDENKTVVIVNDKEILGSDYNTVLAAIQGQMLQMGLDPTSKETAEQAKNQTIDLLVGQTLLLQEADKKSIKASEAEINKQLDEIKKQFKTEKEYKTALKESGIDIKTLETQIADDIKIQQYVEKEVPAGEITDKEIQKMYDQYVEQGKSTGQEVPKLEEIKPQIVQTLEQQKQQEKLAKQVEELKKNATIDIKI
- a CDS encoding C45 family peptidase, translated to MINVYSDVIQFRGNHYDFGYRQGELLKDSRILANREKFWSKPSIKYNYSIDETEVKNMILSFAPGIWAELMGLSDSLKMNMSETILQFGGYYLEYGKSGCSIFTGTEFLIRNYDQDPLSYEGRYVLYHPTDEGYATIGPSMQITGRTDGMNEKGLAMGYNLINRVRSDSGFICNMIGRIVLETCATVEEATSLLKDIPHRRSFSYVLLDQTGKSIVVEASPREVIVYQSNICTNHFKVLTHENRYQMEDSLQRYQAIKRQENHLLNAKTAFQLMNGTEKGVFSKKYRAWAGTLHTAGYFPNSRKAWFALGGDRLPVIFDFEQWLIGEKINVKRVRGELDTTIPFGNM
- a CDS encoding gamma-glutamyl-gamma-aminobutyrate hydrolase family protein (Members of this family of hydrolases with an active site Cys residue belong to MEROPS family C26.); its protein translation is MKPLVGIVGIVYDLETPLNHEVRKAGADRTGFTTEHTLYTNHCYHKLFHQLDCHLLVISPESDPEIITRLDMLLIPGGPDINPAIYGQELHPETQYDPLRDVFEKKAIEIAIEKKIPLLGVCRGFQMINAALGGTLTQHLPEWSTDVQHRPEVGPQLHSHTVTMEGWLKGLFGNEMKVNSWHHQGIDILAPELEALAWSSEGLIEAYQSTDHLSPIFAVQWHPELLQDKESLLLVSRFLEQTLFNKKQSNLSYKGSWYF
- a CDS encoding glutamine synthetase family protein → MTKTVSIGKKGFIDMHGLWTDEQKEAAERIKATIKEQDIRLIRVAWTDQHGISRAKAMTVDGFLGVLESGLEFNTGPLFFDSGSDIVFNPFMEGGGFDLEEMNGCPNYRLVPDPLTFKILPWAPNTAWILTDAYLKSGKPLPFDSRGILRKAINDFRNAGYDFIAGIEVEWTLTKVEDERLRPELLGAPGFPAETPLVMPAARGYQYHLEAHLDEMNEIIHIIADNLQKLGLPLSTIEDEWGPSQLEFTFSPMSGLEAADAMLLFRTAVKQICKRHGYIASFMCRPQLPGFFSSGWHLHQSIRSLETGENLLNPTNDGDVISEIGKHYIGGLLKHARAASVFTTPTINGYKRLKPNSLAPDRAGWGDDNRGTMIRVIGSPGEGNTRFENRIGEPAANPYLYLASQVMAGLQGIQTQCDPGIPSREAYNEDREPLPRNLMEAVEALKQDDLYSSKMGDLFINYISRMKENEYTRYERFIQDHNIENSNDIVTEWEQREYFEIF
- a CDS encoding thiamine pyrophosphate-binding protein, producing the protein MEKTERTVAELMLDQLSLFGVQRIYGVVGDATIGFIDAMAKQDKIKFIAVKHESTAAFMASAEAKLTGRLGVCTATMGPGATNLLNGLGDAHLDKAPVLAITGQAPSNKIGTEYTQYIDQQELMKPFAAYSANLASPDATIEVLQKAARTSLGQQVVTHLSVPKDIFTMPATGEPRPFPDVIEGTSIFTKESLEQVTEMMKTAKRPMILAGSGASSASEELEKLADVWGAGILVSLGGKGLFDESSPQVLQGIGEGGNPYASELFKEADVVLLAGTTWWPEGYVPTDSRIIQIDRHFDKFVKDIPAELGIIGKTEEVLPFLTESLQGFSRSEDWLARCQEVKEKWAKQNEKEGSTAGYPAHPARIIHALDRTVEPDAILALDTGDNTVWMNRNFRQKEQTVLFSGYWRTMGFGLPAAMAAKLVKPEKQVVAVVGDGGLQMVLADLLTAVRYELNITVVVLNNETLQMERDKIKAEKKKEVGVDLTNPDFIKLAEACGWKGLRATSDTELESVLQEALNTNAPTLVDIHTAQVYFPETE
- a CDS encoding four-helix bundle copper-binding protein; the encoded protein is MTHEQYQSVIEALHECMVACNHCYDACLKEEDVKMMVECIRLDRECADFCVYFEQALGRGTPFISELAKVCAEICEACGNECKKHNHDHCQKCADACFKCAEACRSLVA
- a CDS encoding RND transporter gives rise to the protein MKNKTNLKTINWIIFIIVVLTAIITAIITIYDLYNTPAFGEAAQSRVEFRWGTLHMIISIAILILSIFLAIGWKRLFPFNVPIAIILVGFCYLLFFLTFTVGWVAIQGMLGFFIAFLVGGILLISYSISFLIHYRKTTNKS
- the arr gene encoding NAD(+)--rifampin ADP-ribosyltransferase; this translates as MSDKKDVLDKGPFFHGTKAELRIGDLLEPQHLSNYQDKKSNYIYFTATLEAAKWGAELAASELKERIYIVEPLGDFENDPNLTDKKFPGNPTRSYRSKLPLKIIAELSSWERHTDEEINHMLSSLKKLREQGKAVIYD